AATTCGTCAGGGATTGGCGGGAATAATCATGATGATTATTTTATTGTTCAAAAAAGAATTGAAATGGATTGGGTGGGAAAATTTAAAACACCAGCTTGTTCCTTCTGTGTTAATGATAGTAATAGCAAATGGTTTTACAACCGTTGCAGAACAGACTGTGCCAAGCGGATTGGCTTCGGTAATCAGTGCTATGGCTCCTATACTTATTTTTCTGGGCAGTATATTATTTAAATTACAAAAACCAAGTTTAAGAGGATTTGTTGGAGTTATAATAGGGTTTTCGGGAGTTGTTTTTATATTTAAAGACGGACTAGGATCTTTTTTAGATGCCGATTACAGAATTGGAATGATGTTTATGGGGTTTGCGATTACTGCTTGGGCTGGTGGAACAATTTATACCAAACTTCATGGGAATAAATCTAAAAATATAGTTCTTAATTTATTTTACCAGTTTACAATGGCTTCGTGCATTCAGATTGTTTTGGCATTTATTTTTTCGCCCAATATTGATGTGAGTTTATGGAGTTCTAAAAGTATTTTCGCAGCATTATATCTGTCGATTTTCGGGTCTGTAATTGCTTTTTTTAGTTATAATTATGCTCTGAAACACGTTACGCCGGTTCAGGTTTCTATTTTAGCTTATATCAACACTATAATTGCGGTATTTTTTGGTTGGCTTATTTTGGATGAAAAAATTACAATTGATTTTATAATTGCAACTATCCTGATCATTTTGGGAGTTTTTATTATTAATTACAAAAAGAAGGAAAAGAAAACTTTATAAATTGATTTAGTTTATTTTGTAAATTTGTAGGATTAAAATGTAGGAATAATGGATTCGGATAAAGAAAATAAAAAGATTAACAAGGTCGAAGAGCCAAGAGTAGAATACGAAATTCAAAAACCAAAATTTAAAGGAATAGATCCTGAAACTTTTGATTTTGATACCGAGTTTGCGAAGGGTTTAACTCCAGAGGAATTTAAAGAGGAAATGTATAAAAGAATAAAAGCTTATCCTTGGAGAAAATAATTTTTAAAGAAACGGTTCTTGAATATTTTGATGATTTGCTTCTTATTCTTTTTGAAGACGAATATTTTGGTTTTCCTGATTCTGCTCGAAACTATGTAAATAAAATAGTTGATTTTATTTTTTCAAGTATATCAAGCTTTCCACATAAGAAAACTCCAGTTACTCTCCAATATTTAGGCTCAGATTATATTTTCTATAAAACTAATTCTAGAACGACTTGGTATATCTTTTTTGAAATAAGTAATCAAAATTATTTGATTACTGGAATTATAAATAATTACAGTGAAGAAGCAAAAGAGTTATAAAATAAAATCCTCATAAACTGATTAAAGCTTATGAGGTTTTTTTTATGAGTATAGTTTTAATTGACACTAAAAACTAATTAAGCATTAGCCGTAGCAGCTTCTTTATCAATTTTATTAATCAATCCAGTTAAAACTTTTCCTGGACCAACTTCAGTAAACAAAGTAGCGCCATCAGCGATCATTTGCTGTACAGATTGAGTCCATTTTACAGGAGCCGTTAACTGAATAATTAAGTTCTTTTTAATTTCGTTTGCGTCAGAAACTGCATTTGCCGTAACATTTTGATACACTGGGCAAATTGGAGCAGAGAAAGTTGTAGCTTCAATTGCAGCAGCTAATTCTTCTCTTGCAGGTTCCATCATTGGTGAGTGAAATGCACCTCCAACAGGTAAAATTAAAGCACGTTTTGCTCCTGCAGCTTTCATTGCTTCACAAGCTTTTTCAACAGCTGTAGTTTCTCCTGAAATAACCAATTGTCCAGGGCAGTTGTAATTTGCAGCAACCACAACACCATCGATAGAAGCGCAAACTTCTTCTACTACATTATCAGCTAAGCCTAAAACTGCGGCCATTGTTGATGGAGTGATTTCGCAAGCTTTTTGCATAGCCAAAGCACGCTGAGAAACTAATTTAAG
The Flavobacterium humidisoli DNA segment above includes these coding regions:
- a CDS encoding DMT family transporter, with product MKQSLDYKLIFALAAVGIIWGTTFLEIRVAVETIPPWFVTSIRQGLAGIIMMIILLFKKELKWIGWENLKHQLVPSVLMIVIANGFTTVAEQTVPSGLASVISAMAPILIFLGSILFKLQKPSLRGFVGVIIGFSGVVFIFKDGLGSFLDADYRIGMMFMGFAITAWAGGTIYTKLHGNKSKNIVLNLFYQFTMASCIQIVLAFIFSPNIDVSLWSSKSIFAALYLSIFGSVIAFFSYNYALKHVTPVQVSILAYINTIIAVFFGWLILDEKITIDFIIATILIILGVFIINYKKKEKKTL
- the fabD gene encoding ACP S-malonyltransferase — its product is MKAYVFPGQGAQFTGMGKDLYENSALAKELFEKANEILGFRITDIMFEGTAEELKETKVTQPAVFLHSVILAKTLEDFKPEMVAGHSLGEFSALVANGTLSFEDGLKLVSQRALAMQKACEITPSTMAAVLGLADNVVEEVCASIDGVVVAANYNCPGQLVISGETTAVEKACEAMKAAGAKRALILPVGGAFHSPMMEPAREELAAAIEATTFSAPICPVYQNVTANAVSDANEIKKNLIIQLTAPVKWTQSVQQMIADGATLFTEVGPGKVLTGLINKIDKEAATANA